The following proteins come from a genomic window of Corallococcus sp. NCRR:
- a CDS encoding chemotaxis protein CheA, producing the protein MTPGGKALAEFVAEATEILDALGRDLLALDEARGQEADPEHINGIFRAAHSLKGLSGLFGQERISQLAHAAEDLLDRLRLGRLTLDDGVLDTLVDALDTFQALLGEASRSEEGQDLTQRTRDMEDRMARLGSPPPAVEEDPLERLELDATVRAVFTEYEEHRLRENVRRGVALWRVRAAFDLTDFDQGLADLNARLKPLGEVISTLPSSRPGGANGIAFDLIFGAKVDARALEDGLRGSPAELAPLAVRPPEAGSEGPAFHVPSPRQVVAVREDVEVLPPDADEDGADEDGEALVGTTSLATVPAPPVSGAPRMRAVTPPSTVVGLQAAASAPLPAGRPKAEETSLRSLTQTVRVDIGRLDGLINMVGELLLIKANLQRLAETSRQDGTVALSKLFGQELSRETRQLERKLEALQEGLLEARMVPVGQVFDKLARLVRKIAREAGKEIDFVSSGGEVELDKLIVEELSDPLMHLIRNAIDHGAEGPESRQSAGKPRRATVRLRAEQKGNHVVISVSDDGSGIDEVRVREVALSRGLVTPSQVSEMTRRELLNLIFLPGFSTRASVSALSGRGVGLDVVKNNLGNLSGIIDVWSERGKGTAFHLTLPVTLAIVRALVVGVSGRTYAVPLNSVLEILSVQPRDIRTVERREVLDLRGQTLPFLRLGRLFHLPEREVSRHFVVVVGLAQQRLGIAVDELFGQQDIVTKPLGGRLSRVKGISGATDLGNRRTVLVLDVAELLEEGIAQERRRA; encoded by the coding sequence GTGACGCCCGGAGGCAAGGCGCTGGCGGAGTTCGTCGCCGAGGCCACCGAGATCCTGGATGCGCTGGGCCGCGACCTCCTGGCGCTGGATGAAGCGCGGGGCCAGGAGGCGGACCCCGAGCACATCAACGGCATCTTCCGCGCGGCGCACTCGCTCAAGGGCCTGTCGGGCCTCTTCGGCCAGGAGCGCATCAGCCAACTGGCGCACGCGGCGGAGGACCTGCTGGACCGCCTGCGGTTGGGCCGGCTGACGCTGGATGACGGGGTCCTGGACACGCTGGTGGACGCGCTGGACACGTTCCAGGCCCTGCTCGGGGAGGCGTCCCGGAGCGAGGAGGGACAGGACCTCACCCAGCGCACCCGCGACATGGAGGACCGCATGGCGCGGCTGGGTTCACCCCCGCCCGCCGTGGAAGAGGATCCGCTGGAGCGGCTGGAGCTGGACGCGACGGTGCGCGCCGTCTTCACCGAATACGAAGAGCACCGGCTGCGCGAGAACGTGCGGCGCGGCGTGGCGCTGTGGCGCGTGCGCGCGGCGTTCGACCTCACGGACTTCGACCAGGGCCTGGCGGACCTGAACGCGCGCCTCAAGCCGCTGGGCGAGGTCATCAGCACGCTGCCCTCGTCGCGGCCGGGCGGCGCCAACGGCATCGCGTTCGACCTCATCTTCGGCGCGAAGGTGGACGCGCGAGCCTTGGAGGACGGCCTCCGGGGCTCACCCGCGGAGTTGGCGCCGCTGGCCGTCCGGCCGCCGGAAGCGGGCTCCGAGGGGCCCGCGTTCCACGTGCCCTCGCCGCGCCAGGTCGTGGCCGTGCGCGAGGACGTCGAGGTCCTGCCTCCGGACGCGGACGAGGACGGGGCTGACGAGGACGGCGAGGCGCTGGTGGGGACCACGAGCCTCGCGACCGTGCCCGCGCCCCCGGTGTCGGGGGCTCCGCGCATGCGGGCGGTGACGCCTCCGTCCACGGTGGTGGGGCTCCAGGCCGCCGCGTCCGCACCGCTTCCCGCGGGCCGTCCCAAGGCGGAGGAGACGTCCCTGCGCTCGCTCACGCAGACGGTGCGCGTGGACATCGGGCGGTTGGACGGGCTCATCAACATGGTGGGTGAGCTGCTGCTCATCAAGGCCAACCTCCAGCGGCTGGCGGAGACGTCCCGGCAGGACGGCACCGTCGCGCTGTCCAAGCTCTTCGGCCAGGAGCTGTCGCGGGAGACGCGCCAGCTGGAGCGCAAGCTGGAGGCGCTGCAAGAGGGGCTGCTCGAAGCGCGCATGGTCCCGGTGGGCCAGGTCTTCGACAAGCTGGCGCGGCTGGTGCGCAAGATTGCCCGCGAGGCCGGCAAGGAGATCGACTTCGTCAGCTCCGGCGGCGAGGTGGAGCTGGACAAGCTCATCGTCGAGGAGCTCAGCGATCCGCTGATGCACCTCATCCGCAACGCCATCGACCATGGCGCGGAGGGCCCGGAGTCGCGGCAGTCCGCGGGCAAGCCCCGGCGCGCGACGGTGCGGCTGCGCGCGGAGCAGAAGGGCAACCACGTCGTCATCAGCGTGTCGGATGACGGCTCGGGCATCGACGAGGTGCGCGTGCGCGAGGTGGCGCTGTCGCGCGGGCTCGTCACCCCGTCGCAGGTCAGTGAGATGACGCGGCGGGAGCTGCTCAACCTCATCTTCCTGCCGGGCTTCTCCACCCGCGCCAGCGTCAGCGCGCTCTCCGGAAGAGGCGTGGGCCTGGATGTGGTGAAGAACAACCTGGGCAACCTCTCCGGCATCATCGACGTGTGGAGCGAGCGCGGGAAGGGCACGGCCTTCCACCTGACGCTGCCGGTGACGCTGGCCATCGTGCGCGCGCTGGTGGTGGGCGTCAGCGGCCGCACCTACGCGGTGCCGCTCAACAGCGTGCTCGAAATCCTGTCCGTGCAGCCGCGCGACATCCGCACCGTGGAGCGGCGCGAGGTGCTGGACCTGCGCGGCCAGACGCTGCCCTTCCTGCGGCTGGGGCGCCTGTTCCACCTGCCGGAGCGCGAGGTGAGCCGGCACTTCGTCGTCGTGGTGGGCCTGGCGCAGCAGCGGCTGGGCATCGCGGTGGACGAGCTGTTCGGCCAGCAGGACATCGTCACCAAGCCCCTGGGCGGCCGGCTGAGCCGCGTGAAGGGCATCTCCGGCGCCACCGACCTGGGCAACCGCCGCACAGTCCTGGTCCTGGATGTCGCGGAGCTCCTGGAAGAAGGCATCGCGCAGGAGCGGCGCCGCGCTTGA
- a CDS encoding HEAT repeat domain-containing protein codes for MSDTVRSPAGQEEARYRALQAVDPRAPGALETFTTGLHDESWRVRHAAAEGLRHVPDAPGVTARLISVLGERGETGARNAAAEALAGMGPMAIGPLVRLLEHEDPEQRKLAADILGQLGRPEVEDVLLRALSDDDLNVRVSAAEALGRMGGEAAARALEGLLDAPTPLLRLAALEGLASLKRAPPLERVMALVEDPGVQRSALRLLGLYAPGVATERICRALASPVRSVREAALVALGKQAVGLGPYERGELDVVARSVLSGIPGVAAHVAQALDGDDVRVRAGALVAAGALGEASLAVAVAEVAREDRLLREVLFTLGQLGPEGRRLLLGSMGTLSLPARTVAAEALVLLVDSTSVPELCALLEWAEDDLRSIVVRALGRTRSPEAVAPLVELLSDPVLSGMAARALEQLTVAHPLEALAALEAAVEQRTTPAAVAVLGRLGGARVLPVLRRIARDEDPSWRAAAVEAAARADGEAGLELARGALADESPKVRIAAVRSLGQQGGKETAAFLGLALKDEDRGVRVAAIEAVGAAGAKERSPDLEALVRHGDGALAMLAVRALTKLGTVGAGVLWDALSHHDAEVVKAALAALGSAEASADGAALAVSLLGHPRWDVRVAAARVLGGLGRPECLPALQQAMAVEQDALARAALAEAVVRLSGR; via the coding sequence ATGAGCGACACGGTGCGGTCCCCCGCGGGGCAGGAAGAGGCGCGGTATCGGGCATTGCAGGCGGTGGATCCGCGCGCGCCCGGCGCCCTGGAGACCTTCACCACCGGCCTGCATGACGAGAGCTGGCGCGTGCGCCACGCGGCGGCGGAGGGGCTGCGCCACGTGCCGGATGCGCCGGGCGTCACCGCGCGGCTCATCTCCGTCCTGGGCGAGCGCGGCGAGACCGGCGCACGCAACGCGGCGGCCGAGGCGCTGGCCGGAATGGGGCCGATGGCGATAGGGCCACTGGTGCGCCTGCTGGAGCACGAGGATCCGGAGCAGCGAAAGCTGGCGGCGGACATCCTGGGCCAGCTGGGCCGCCCGGAGGTGGAGGACGTGCTGCTGCGCGCGCTCTCCGACGACGACCTCAACGTGCGCGTGTCCGCCGCGGAGGCGCTGGGCCGGATGGGCGGGGAGGCCGCGGCGCGGGCGCTGGAAGGTCTGCTGGACGCGCCCACGCCCCTCTTGCGCCTGGCCGCCCTGGAGGGGCTCGCGTCGCTCAAGCGCGCACCGCCGCTGGAGCGGGTGATGGCGTTGGTGGAGGACCCGGGAGTGCAGCGCAGCGCCCTGCGGCTGCTGGGCCTGTACGCGCCGGGCGTGGCCACGGAGCGCATCTGCCGGGCGCTGGCGTCGCCGGTGCGGTCGGTGCGCGAGGCGGCGCTCGTCGCGCTGGGAAAGCAGGCCGTGGGGCTGGGCCCGTACGAGCGGGGGGAGCTGGATGTCGTGGCGCGCTCGGTGCTGAGCGGCATCCCGGGCGTGGCGGCGCACGTGGCGCAGGCGCTGGACGGCGACGACGTCCGGGTGCGGGCCGGCGCGCTGGTGGCGGCCGGCGCCCTGGGCGAAGCGTCGCTCGCGGTGGCGGTGGCGGAGGTGGCGCGCGAGGACCGGCTGCTGCGCGAGGTGCTCTTCACGCTGGGCCAGTTGGGGCCGGAGGGCCGGCGTCTGCTGCTCGGGAGCATGGGCACGCTGTCGTTGCCCGCGCGCACGGTGGCGGCGGAGGCGCTGGTGCTGCTGGTGGACTCGACGTCGGTGCCGGAGCTGTGCGCGCTGCTGGAGTGGGCGGAGGACGACCTGCGCTCGATAGTGGTGCGCGCGCTGGGGCGCACGCGCTCGCCGGAGGCCGTGGCGCCGCTGGTGGAGCTGCTCTCGGACCCCGTGCTCTCGGGCATGGCGGCGCGAGCGCTGGAGCAGCTGACCGTGGCCCACCCGCTGGAGGCGCTGGCCGCGCTGGAGGCGGCGGTGGAGCAGCGCACGACGCCCGCGGCGGTGGCGGTGCTGGGCCGGCTGGGTGGGGCGCGGGTGCTGCCCGTGCTGCGGCGCATCGCTCGGGATGAAGACCCTTCCTGGCGCGCGGCGGCGGTGGAGGCCGCGGCCCGTGCGGACGGCGAGGCGGGCCTGGAGCTGGCGCGCGGCGCGCTGGCGGACGAGTCCCCCAAGGTGCGCATCGCGGCGGTGCGCTCCCTGGGGCAGCAGGGTGGCAAGGAGACCGCGGCGTTCCTGGGGCTCGCGCTGAAGGACGAGGACCGCGGCGTGCGCGTGGCCGCGATAGAGGCCGTGGGCGCGGCGGGTGCGAAGGAGCGCTCGCCGGACCTGGAGGCGCTGGTGCGCCACGGCGACGGCGCGCTCGCGATGCTGGCGGTGCGCGCGCTGACGAAGCTGGGGACGGTGGGCGCGGGCGTGCTGTGGGACGCGCTCAGCCATCACGACGCGGAGGTGGTGAAGGCGGCGTTGGCGGCGCTGGGGTCGGCGGAGGCCTCGGCGGATGGGGCGGCGCTGGCGGTGTCGCTCCTGGGCCATCCCCGCTGGGACGTGCGGGTGGCCGCGGCGCGCGTGCTGGGCGGACTGGGGCGGCCAGAGTGCCTGCCCGCCCTCCAGCAGGCGATGGCGGTGGAGCAGGACGCGCTGGCCCGGGCGGCGCTGGCGGAAGCGGTCGTCCGGTTGTCGGGGCGGTGA
- a CDS encoding CheR family methyltransferase, which translates to MPRFDEGRPEMTLEEFRLLRDHVYAHCGILIHENMKFVMERRLWPRLEALGIQDFGSYHRYLRYDAQRSAELEAAVESLTTHETYFFREPAQLKAFREELLPILEKRNAHTRRLRLWSAGCSSGEEAYTLAMLLKESGRFEDWDVEVLGTDLSRRVLTVARRAEYGPSALRATPPDLLERYFIPVGVNRVRVRDDVKAWVSFGHHNLSDVAGSQLVPRSDVVFCRNVMIYFDLAARRRVLGVIRDRLCPGGYLLLGHAENLLSLGADFELVHLKGDLVYRRPEFPGGEGR; encoded by the coding sequence ATGCCACGCTTCGACGAGGGCCGCCCGGAGATGACGCTGGAGGAGTTCCGGCTGCTGCGCGACCACGTCTACGCGCACTGCGGAATCCTCATCCACGAGAACATGAAGTTCGTGATGGAGCGCCGGCTGTGGCCCCGGCTGGAGGCGCTGGGCATCCAGGACTTCGGCTCCTACCACCGCTACCTGCGCTACGACGCCCAGCGCAGCGCGGAGCTGGAAGCGGCGGTGGAGTCCCTCACCACGCACGAGACGTACTTCTTCCGCGAACCCGCGCAGCTCAAGGCCTTCCGCGAGGAGCTGCTCCCCATCCTGGAGAAGCGCAACGCGCACACGCGGCGGCTGCGGCTGTGGTCGGCGGGGTGCTCCTCCGGTGAGGAGGCGTACACGCTGGCCATGCTGCTCAAGGAGAGCGGCCGCTTCGAGGACTGGGACGTGGAGGTATTGGGCACGGACCTGTCGCGCCGCGTGCTGACCGTGGCCCGCCGCGCCGAGTACGGCCCCAGCGCCCTGCGCGCGACGCCGCCGGACCTGCTGGAGCGCTACTTCATCCCCGTGGGCGTGAACCGCGTCCGCGTGCGCGACGACGTGAAGGCGTGGGTGAGCTTCGGGCACCACAACCTGTCGGACGTGGCGGGCAGCCAACTGGTGCCGCGCTCGGACGTCGTCTTCTGCCGCAACGTGATGATCTACTTCGACCTGGCCGCGCGCCGCCGCGTGCTGGGCGTCATCCGCGACCGGCTCTGTCCCGGGGGCTACCTGCTGCTGGGCCACGCGGAGAACCTGCTCAGCCTGGGCGCGGACTTCGAGCTGGTGCACCTGAAGGGCGACCTCGTCTACCGCCGGCCCGAGTTTCCGGGCGGGGAGGGCCGCTGA
- a CDS encoding chemotaxis protein CheW yields the protein MSRFEALLDAFFYRPDEDVGGLLDFAAGSDGLAQPLLEEEPVEYLAFRLEAECYAVPILAVREICKVPLLTEIPRAEPQLLGVMNLRGELLPVYDVKLRLRLADVPPLVAGPDAGLPPRAARILVLKTADGPAGVWVDSVAGVVRLKPSMVELSPAGLRGDRDCVAGLGRKGSQLYILLDPEQALAP from the coding sequence GTGTCCCGTTTCGAAGCCCTGCTCGACGCGTTCTTCTACCGTCCGGACGAGGACGTCGGCGGCCTGCTGGACTTCGCCGCGGGCAGTGACGGCCTGGCGCAGCCGCTGCTGGAGGAGGAGCCCGTCGAGTACCTGGCCTTCCGCCTGGAGGCGGAGTGCTACGCGGTGCCCATCCTCGCGGTGAGGGAGATCTGCAAGGTGCCGCTGCTCACGGAGATTCCGCGCGCGGAGCCGCAGTTGCTGGGCGTGATGAACCTGCGCGGGGAGCTGTTGCCCGTCTACGACGTGAAGCTGCGGCTGCGGCTGGCGGACGTGCCGCCGTTGGTGGCGGGGCCGGACGCGGGCCTGCCGCCCCGGGCCGCGCGCATCCTGGTGCTCAAGACGGCGGACGGGCCCGCGGGCGTGTGGGTGGATTCGGTGGCGGGCGTGGTGCGGCTCAAGCCGTCCATGGTGGAGCTGTCGCCCGCGGGGCTGCGCGGGGACCGAGACTGCGTGGCGGGGCTGGGGCGCAAGGGCTCGCAGCTCTACATCCTGTTGGATCCGGAGCAGGCGCTCGCCCCATGA
- a CDS encoding chemotaxis protein CheW, giving the protein MTDPVNLLARRPRGDRASETPAAEAEVQLCAFFVGNEEYVLDIMRVEEILPPQRVIPIPHAPAFVEGVLHLRGAMLPVVDLHRRLLGQPAQEMRRTRLLVCRLGTRRVVARVDRVAEVLRVRRSDIKPAPALMAGGRTPFVVGVCGPPERLRLLLDLKALLRAALERDSRPPSAG; this is encoded by the coding sequence ATGACGGACCCCGTGAACCTGCTGGCCCGCCGCCCGCGCGGTGACAGGGCCTCCGAGACGCCCGCGGCCGAAGCGGAGGTGCAGCTGTGCGCCTTCTTCGTGGGCAACGAGGAGTACGTCCTGGACATCATGCGCGTGGAGGAGATCCTCCCGCCCCAGCGCGTGATTCCCATCCCGCACGCGCCCGCCTTCGTGGAGGGCGTGCTGCACCTGCGCGGCGCGATGCTGCCCGTGGTGGACCTGCACCGGCGCCTGTTGGGGCAGCCCGCGCAGGAGATGCGTCGCACGCGGCTGCTCGTGTGCCGGCTGGGAACACGGCGCGTGGTGGCCCGGGTGGACCGGGTGGCGGAGGTGCTGCGCGTGCGCCGCTCCGACATCAAGCCCGCGCCCGCGCTCATGGCCGGGGGACGCACGCCGTTCGTGGTGGGCGTGTGCGGACCGCCGGAGCGGCTGCGGCTGCTGTTGGACCTGAAGGCGCTGCTGCGCGCGGCGCTGGAGCGCGACTCCCGCCCGCCGTCCGCTGGCTGA